The Mangrovibacterium diazotrophicum DNA window GTCCACCGCCAGCTGCTGCATCTTGCGCACATTCTCAACGCCTCTCACGTTCAGCATCGAACCAACCAGCCCTTGTTTGATGTGTTCGTACTTGTTTTTGGCGTTCCCTTCCGACGGCGCCGGGCCTGTCAGATCGTAAAAACCAGTGTACTGGTTCATCTGTCCAACTTTCTCTTCCAAAGTCATTTTCGACAACAACTCCGTTATTTTCCGGTCGATATCGTCAACCGGCTTTTGCTGCTGTTGTTGACAAGCCGAAAAAAGTAGGAGAATAGCCGCTCCTGCAAATATTTGTCTAATCATCGTTTCCAATTTTGTCGTTCGTCTGTTCTTTTAATAAATCAAAGTTTGAATGGCATGTGCCGGAATTTCCAAAACCGCCTCGTAGCCATCAACCAGCAAACTGAATTTTTCGTCATGTTCTGACTTGTTCATCACGATGGTCGTAATTTTTCCTTCCGAGTCGACAAACGAAGTGCTCAACAACGAAGAGTAGCTCGTGGCTGTGCTCACGCGTTTTGCGCCGGGATGAACAAACTTCGAGAAGTGCCCGATAAAATAGTAGGAAGGCGTGTAGATTAACTCGCCTGTTTTCGTATCGGCATGAATTGGCGCAAAACAGAAATTGCCAACGTGGTTCGGGCCTCCGTTCTCGTCCAACAGGATGTTCCAGTCCGTCCACCCAACCGCGCCGTTGTTGAAATCGTTGATCATCGATTCGCCGTAGCGTTCCCCGTTCGACCAACGCTGGTAAGCATCGGCACTGAAACGTTCGTTACAGCCTTCGGTAAACATCAAATTCACATGCGGGAATTCCTCATGTACCTTCTGCAGGTTGCGCCACATCGCGTCTCCACCACGCCAGGTTTCGTACCAGTGAAAACCGACGCCCCAAACATATTTGGCCGCTTCCGGATCGTTCAAAATAGTATTCGCCCGGTCAACAATCAAATCACGATTGTGGTCCCAAACAATGATTTTCTTATCACCCATTCCGGCTTTTTGCATTGTTGGCCCCAGGTAGTTTTTCAGGAAATCGCGCTCGTCGGCTGCCGTATATACGCATGACTCCCAGGTTTGCACTGCCATGGGCTCGTTCTGAATGGTCAATCCCCAAATCGGGATGCCCGCTTTTTCATATTCCTGTATAAACTTCAGGTAGTAATTGGCCCAGGCCTGGTAGTATTCGGGCAACAATTTGCCACCGCGCAGCATGTTATTATTGTCTTTCATAAAGGCAGGCGGGCTCCAGGGACTGACAAACAAAGTCATCTGCTCCCCTGCTTCAGCCATCGCCCGTTTAATCATCGGAATCCGGAATTGTTGGTCGTGCTCAATCGAGAAGGTTTTCAAGTCCTTGTCGCCCTCTTCAATATAGGTATAACTGGCACTGCTAAAATCGCAGCTGTTGATGTGCGTGCGCATCAACGAATAGTCAATTCCTTCCTTCCCGTAATAAGCATCCAAAAACTCTTGTTGCTTTTCGTCGGAAAGCTTGGCAAAAACCTCTGCAGAAGCATCGGTTATAGCACCGCCAATCCCCAAAACCGACTGAAATGTTTTTGCCGGATTTACAAAAATGGAAAGGCCGGTTTCCAATGGCTGTTCAGCTTTAGAAAAGTTCTGTTCTCCAGTTCTGGTTAGCCTGAGGTACGAATCTTTTGCACTGGTGTAAATTTCAACTTTCCTTCCCTCACCCGCAAAATTCGAGTTAAATGCAGGCTTCTCCTGCTGCTTTTTCGAAGACGATGCACAACAGTACATCATCGCCCCTGCAAAAAAAATGAATATTTTTCTTTTCATAGATAGGTAGTTCTTAATGCTTTATTTTATTCCCAAACAAAGCTCCGACTTCACCAGCCTGCAATAGCTGGCGTTGATGAATGGTTTCACCTTACAATGAAGGATACTTTTGAAGTTTATTGTAAGAAACAAAGGCCGTGCATCGCTTAAGTTGCAGATACACGACCTTTGTACTCTCCCTTTTCTAACTATTGTTTGATAACTGTCAGCACAGCCTGATCAATACCTGCTGATACATCAACCGTAAAGACATAGGTCGCGCCAGTTTCTAACGTCACTCCGGACACTAACCCGAGGTTACCGCTATCGCGTCCATTGGTACCGTCGCCGACAAATACTAGATCGCTGCTTGTGGAGATCGTCGTACTTCCGAATTCACCACCCCAACCTTTTTGGTGGAAAAACTTGAAGTTAATTGCATCGGTACTGATGTTTTGACCTCCAACAACAGTCAACTGATATTTTTGGTCAGCAATTGGAGCCATACACAAAGCGTTATCGGTATTCCAGCCCACTACGTTATCGGTTAACGATGGCTTACCAACATTGTCGCCAATAACCCAGATCGCTCCGGTTCCATCCGAATTAAGCGAAGCAACTGAACTACCGTCTAACACTTCAACTCTGAAATATTTCAGTTTCAAATTAGCCGAAATACGGTATTTACCGGTAATGGGAACAAAGGTATACACACCGTCTTCCTGTTTTGTCAGGTAATCAGCATCAATCCACCAGTCTGCAATATCATCTAAACCGTCAATGGTCAATATTTGTCCCTGGGTCAGGTCAACATCAATCTGATAATTCTCTTTATCAACCATTTCCATGTTTACGCCGTCAACGAGGATTTCGAAAAAAGGAGCAGCTTCATAAGTCAATATATTGAATGTCACTGAGTAGGTACCTCCAACCGGACTTACAAACGGAATTTCAGTTGTAATACCCTCGGTAACAGCCCCAGACTCCCATCCGAAAACGATTTCGGTACCTTTATCATCGAGCACCGGAGTTTTAATATATGCAGGAAGATCTGTTGACGGGAAAGCTGCAGTTGCAGCATACTCGTTTGCCTCCCCGGTAGGCAACATCGGATACGAAGCATCAGCTGTAACCAATATCAAATAGGGATATTGAGCGCGCGTAATTGGCACATCGAAGGTTTGAGTCGCTTGTTTAAGTGTTGTGTTCGTCAAAACGAATTCCAAGGTGGCTGTTCCGTCAGGAATGTCTTTGGAAAAGGGCACTTCAATTGTACCTGAGTATTCCCCGTCTTCTTTCGTACGGATAGTCGTTCGTTCCACTTCTTCTTCTCCAAAATAAAGAATGGCCGCAAGGGTTGACAGAGAAAGTTCGTCGCTTACGCTAACGGTAAACGGCACTACATCGCCAAAATGAACATCGGCGAACTGGTCATCAACTGTCAGAACCGGATTTCCGGATTGTTGGATTTCGCTTACTTCATCGTCGGTACACGCGTTGAAGGCAACTAAACCCATGAACATAAGTATTAAATATTTAAAGTTTTTCATTGTATTCGTTTTTATTTTTTCCATTGATATGAAATAACAGATTCGGCGGGCACTTCATACGCGAAGTGATGCGTACCATCGTCGAGGGTAATCAGCTGAGATGTTGACGAACTGTTGAGAAGAACCACGGCATAGGTTCCATCGGTATTCTCGAAGGCCGCCATGGTAAAGTCACTATCCGAAAAGCCTGATGTTCCGATACGCACTGCTCCTGGTTTCACGACAGATGACAAGTGCCCAATGATGTAATAGTGGGAGTTACGTGTAATGGACGAATAATTAGAGCGATCAATATCGACAGCTCCGTAACAGGTTTGACAACCCCCATCGCGATTTGGCCCACGTTCGCTATCCAGCATCAGGTTCCAAACGATTACGCCTTTACACCAGTTATTAACGGTACCCAAAGCAACCTCGCGCATGTCCTCTATCAGCCGTACTTCCAGATTATGACCATCATTCCAAGTTCCGATTGACGTTTCGGTAAAAAGGAGTTCCCGATCAGGTGCCTTATCGTGAATATCCACCAATTCAGATTTATCGCCTCCGTAATTGTGATAAGCGGCACCAGCTACCAAGTCATCATCCATACCTGCATCATAAATCTGCACCGGGTAATCGTTCTGATCAGCCATATTATCGTAGTTATAGTTGTGGTCAAACAGATAGATCTTTGTCGACAAGGACGCAGATTTCAACGCCGGCACCAGGTGGTCTTTAACGAATTCGTACTGCTCGACCCAACCCATAAATAGAGAAGCTGAATTGCCTCGATTTAATGGTTCATTTTGTGGAGTTACAGAATAAATCGGAATGCCCTGCTCGGTGAAAGCTTGAATCCATTTCACAAAATAAGTGGCATAATCATCATAATAAGCAGGGTTCAATTGCCCACTTGTCCACGAGTTGTAAGCTTGCAAATCGCTTAGATTATTCACCTTCATCCAGCGCGGGCATGTCCAGGGTGAACCAAGGATTTTGAGCGACGGGTTAATCGCCAGAATCTCCTTCAGTATCGGTATAACGTAATTATTTTCTTCGGAAGTTAAACCGAAATTCTCAATTCCCGGAGTATCACAACAAGTGTACTCGCTTAACGAAAAGTCGGAACAGCCAATAGAAATACGAGCATAACTATAGCCCATTCCATCGGTGGAAGAGAAAGTCTCCGTCAGAAATTTTGTGCGGTTTGCCTGCGTCATTTTCATCAGGTTGTAGCAGGTTGAACCCGTTATGGCTGCTCCAAAACCATCCATTGTCTGGTAACGCGTAGCAGGTTCCAGTTTAATGGTTGTCGGCGACATGTTACTCTTGCTGCTGAAGTCAACCGTAGTTTTCTCAAAGTCCCGGGTCCGAGTGGCGTTTGTCACGTAAATAGTTACATCACCCGCCTCTGTTACCGGAACATCTCCTCCGGAGTTATCGTCATCACTTGCCTTACTACACGAACCAAAACTCGTGAGTAATAGGGATAGAAATAATATTTTTAAATTGAGTAATACCTTCATCTTTTAGAGTGTTACTTTTTCAATGTTCACCGTATTCGTATTCAGATCAATTGTAAACCGGTAGTTTGCGGATTCAGTTCCGGAATCACTGGCAATGGTCCAGTCGTTATCTCCGGTAATAATCTGTTCACCGGTAAAGGTGAAACTACCGGCTTTCTTCTCGTTACCCCACCCTGTATTTTCAAATGGTTTGAATCCGGCATAATTATCGTGGTCGCCCGGAGTGAAGAAAGTTCCCTGGTAGACACCACTACTGATCTGTCGAAGCAGCACATAATTCAGTACGTTTCCAAATCCCCAGCTGGTATGTACTTTATGGTGTCCGCTGTATACAGCACCAATCTCGTCAGAGCTGACGTTGGTTGGGTACCCTAATCCGTAACCGCAGGCCAGCAGGTATTCCGGATATGCAGGATTATCGACACCCACTATTATATTTTTGCGAACCGAATTGTAATAAATGGTGTACTCGCCGGTTTCGCCAAGGAAAGTTACCTGCGAATCTGAAATACGTTCAAAAAAATCGGGATTATAAATATTAAGCGGATCACCCAAACTGCCGAACACGGTATAGGTTTTTCCATTCTCCAAGGTACGTGTCAGCGCCATTAGCGTTTCGCCATCTGCATCCACATCGGAAAAAGCTGTTAGTGATATGTCATCGGCACCCAATGTGCTTCCGGTAGTAGTTATTTCGAATGAATAGCTGTCAAAAACAAAACCCTTTGTGTAATCGGCGTCCGCCGTGTAAACAAATCCGGACTCGCCGTCCTCCGCGATCATCTCCAGCTTGCCGTTCACATTACCAAACACATCACCGCTGTAATCAATGGTGTTGTCGTCATTCAGTTTCTCGGCGATTTTGAAACTTATTGTTGGATCCAACGTGAGATTGTCTCCTTCAAATTGGTATTCATCAGAGGAAAGAGGACTCAACACTGCGACTGTGCCATTGTCTGTTACCAAGTATAGCTGACTATAAGCCGGACGGTTTCCTGTCAGTCCTTCAACTTGATACGAGGCAGCCCCATTCAGTACGTTTGTAACAACAATGTTTACAACCACATCCGCGTTATCAGTTTCGTCCTTAACCAGGGGAACAAAGAACGTTTCCGATGAATCGTAACTATCGCCGCTAAGCGGTATTTCGCCCGTCGTGAGAACCCGACCGGATGAAACCACTTCATATGTCAGCGTTGTGAGCGTTGTTGCAGGATCTATGATTTGAGCATCGAGCGTAATTGAATCACCAAAGGTAAAAGTGGTGGGACTAATCGTTGCCGACTCAATAACAGGGGTGGACTCCTTTCGGGGACCAAACTCGTCTTCGCAAGAAATAAACATTGCGAAAATTCCCACTGCCAAAATGAAAAATCTATATATTGAATTCATACTTGTCTTTTTATATGCGTTTACTTTCAATAATTAATAACCAGGATTTTGAACGAGATTCGGGTTCTGATCGATCACGTCCTGCGGAATGGGTAAAATGTATGACAGACTGGTAAACGGATAGACTTGAGCTGGTCGGCCTTCATCTTTACTGAAAACAGCATTCATCACCTCTTCTACTTTGTCCAGACGCACCAAATCAAACCAGCGTTGACCTTCAAATGCCAATTCAAGTCTCCGTTCTTTCAGGTATGCTTGTGTAATGGCTTCCTCGCTGGCACTTGCCGAGGAAGGGAGGTTACTCAACCCGGCTCGGTTACGCGTTTGATTAATAATTGCCGCTGCTGCGGAATATTCACCTTTACCAATTAAAGCCTCGGCTTTCAGTAATAAAATATCGGCGTAGCGCAATTTGATGATACTATTGTAGGCACTGCGGCATTTGTACATAAAGGCATAGTTATCAGCCGGGTAATAGATATTCCAATCGCATTGGTAAAAAACAACAGACTGCTCATAGCGTGTGTCTCCCACTTCGCTGTTAAACGCCTTAATTAAATCGCGCGAAGGTGTAATCCATTTAACCCAGGTAAAATAGAAGGTCCAATCGTTCAACTCACGACCAAACATCCAGGTTACCCAGTTGGTATTTCCGGTGAAGTACTGTGCCTCATAAATCGTTTCAACGGTATTACGGGCCTGGGCGTCGATGGCTTTGTTGGTTTGCGATGCAGGCAAACTGGGATCGGTTAGCTGAACGCCAAACAAATCGCTAAAATCCGAAACGAGTTGAAACCCATCAGCAGTTAGTTCGTCAGCATACTGAATGACCTTGTCGTAGTCGCGCAAGGGTTTTTCGGCATATACTTTGGCCAGCATCGCGCGGGCAACCGATTTCGAGAGCTGCGTTTTATCCTGGGAATTATTATCAGGTGCATATTCCAGGCCTTCCAGCAAATCGGTTTCAATTTGTTGGTAA harbors:
- a CDS encoding glycoside hydrolase family 30 protein — its product is MKRKIFIFFAGAMMYCCASSSKKQQEKPAFNSNFAGEGRKVEIYTSAKDSYLRLTRTGEQNFSKAEQPLETGLSIFVNPAKTFQSVLGIGGAITDASAEVFAKLSDEKQQEFLDAYYGKEGIDYSLMRTHINSCDFSSASYTYIEEGDKDLKTFSIEHDQQFRIPMIKRAMAEAGEQMTLFVSPWSPPAFMKDNNNMLRGGKLLPEYYQAWANYYLKFIQEYEKAGIPIWGLTIQNEPMAVQTWESCVYTAADERDFLKNYLGPTMQKAGMGDKKIIVWDHNRDLIVDRANTILNDPEAAKYVWGVGFHWYETWRGGDAMWRNLQKVHEEFPHVNLMFTEGCNERFSADAYQRWSNGERYGESMINDFNNGAVGWTDWNILLDENGGPNHVGNFCFAPIHADTKTGELIYTPSYYFIGHFSKFVHPGAKRVSTATSYSSLLSTSFVDSEGKITTIVMNKSEHDEKFSLLVDGYEAVLEIPAHAIQTLIY
- a CDS encoding DUF5125 domain-containing protein, which produces MKNFKYLILMFMGLVAFNACTDDEVSEIQQSGNPVLTVDDQFADVHFGDVVPFTVSVSDELSLSTLAAILYFGEEEVERTTIRTKEDGEYSGTIEVPFSKDIPDGTATLEFVLTNTTLKQATQTFDVPITRAQYPYLILVTADASYPMLPTGEANEYAATAAFPSTDLPAYIKTPVLDDKGTEIVFGWESGAVTEGITTEIPFVSPVGGTYSVTFNILTYEAAPFFEILVDGVNMEMVDKENYQIDVDLTQGQILTIDGLDDIADWWIDADYLTKQEDGVYTFVPITGKYRISANLKLKYFRVEVLDGSSVASLNSDGTGAIWVIGDNVGKPSLTDNVVGWNTDNALCMAPIADQKYQLTVVGGQNISTDAINFKFFHQKGWGGEFGSTTISTSSDLVFVGDGTNGRDSGNLGLVSGVTLETGATYVFTVDVSAGIDQAVLTVIKQ
- a CDS encoding glycoside hydrolase family 30 protein, with the translated sequence MKVLLNLKILFLSLLLTSFGSCSKASDDDNSGGDVPVTEAGDVTIYVTNATRTRDFEKTTVDFSSKSNMSPTTIKLEPATRYQTMDGFGAAITGSTCYNLMKMTQANRTKFLTETFSSTDGMGYSYARISIGCSDFSLSEYTCCDTPGIENFGLTSEENNYVIPILKEILAINPSLKILGSPWTCPRWMKVNNLSDLQAYNSWTSGQLNPAYYDDYATYFVKWIQAFTEQGIPIYSVTPQNEPLNRGNSASLFMGWVEQYEFVKDHLVPALKSASLSTKIYLFDHNYNYDNMADQNDYPVQIYDAGMDDDLVAGAAYHNYGGDKSELVDIHDKAPDRELLFTETSIGTWNDGHNLEVRLIEDMREVALGTVNNWCKGVIVWNLMLDSERGPNRDGGCQTCYGAVDIDRSNYSSITRNSHYYIIGHLSSVVKPGAVRIGTSGFSDSDFTMAAFENTDGTYAVVLLNSSSTSQLITLDDGTHHFAYEVPAESVISYQWKK
- a CDS encoding RagB/SusD family nutrient uptake outer membrane protein, yielding MKTRYIFSILTACLFAACSLDYDPIDTYSDVTEGVSQDSLQAVFKDKAAVLLHRQTLLDLFKNGQEHWYLDMLLLAESHSDNAYAGAPSSETTPFEVNSIEGSNTNLKRDWNAHMSNVAQANKLINYIDDVDDATLTETERQQYKAEAKILRAMVYFDMVRIWGNVPLVLTTAGDITSETIVDVYPAYFPPQTDALTIYQQIETDLLEGLEYAPDNNSQDKTQLSKSVARAMLAKVYAEKPLRDYDKVIQYADELTADGFQLVSDFSDLFGVQLTDPSLPASQTNKAIDAQARNTVETIYEAQYFTGNTNWVTWMFGRELNDWTFYFTWVKWITPSRDLIKAFNSEVGDTRYEQSVVFYQCDWNIYYPADNYAFMYKCRSAYNSIIKLRYADILLLKAEALIGKGEYSAAAAIINQTRNRAGLSNLPSSASASEEAITQAYLKERRLELAFEGQRWFDLVRLDKVEEVMNAVFSKDEGRPAQVYPFTSLSYILPIPQDVIDQNPNLVQNPGY